A single genomic interval of Microbacterium sp. BLY harbors:
- a CDS encoding DUF3592 domain-containing protein, with protein MNPMDTLMWLLNFPASHGYAMVFIAGFSILGLFAISAGGASAKGGSLRAVREREGLLPSETRPRGNVGATIARVFFRILAFVMLGSLVIGILSLTGVPVTRAYIYDNGRPTTGTLDGDWVTFTTADGTEYTLESNFFTPAVYPDRDAWLPSGAPVVVRYLPSHPQAFVIDSSQTPG; from the coding sequence ATGAACCCGATGGACACCCTGATGTGGCTGCTGAACTTCCCGGCCTCGCACGGTTACGCGATGGTGTTCATCGCGGGGTTCTCGATCCTCGGACTGTTCGCGATCTCCGCCGGCGGAGCCTCGGCGAAGGGCGGGTCGCTGCGCGCGGTCCGTGAGCGGGAGGGGCTGCTCCCGTCCGAGACACGGCCCCGGGGCAACGTCGGTGCCACGATCGCCCGGGTGTTCTTCCGGATCCTGGCGTTCGTGATGCTGGGGTCGCTCGTCATCGGCATCCTGAGCCTGACGGGGGTGCCCGTCACGCGCGCCTACATCTACGACAATGGCCGGCCGACGACGGGAACCCTGGACGGGGACTGGGTGACCTTCACCACCGCCGACGGCACGGAGTACACGCTGGAGAGCAACTTCTTCACGCCCGCGGTGTACCCGGACCGCGATGCGTGGCTTCCGAGCGGCGCGCCCGTCGTCGTGCGGTACCTGCCGTCGCATCCGCAGGCCTTCGTGATCGACAGCTCGCAGACCCCGGGCTGA
- a CDS encoding NAD(P)/FAD-dependent oxidoreductase — MSILDSLVIGAGQAGLSASFHLRRRGVEHVVLDADERAGGAWQHRWDALTMRDVHGVAELPGDTPPPRDGRRANVAVPEYFAAYERAHDLPVLRPVTVRRVRDDAGTLVIEAEEGEWRARTLVNATGTWSQPFIPHYPGMETFLGEQFHTVDYPGPEHFRGMRVLVVGGGASAVQFLGALAPLTQTLWVTRRPPVWRDDDFTPEVGAAAVALVEKRVAAGLPPESVVSVTGLMLRPQEREAERLGAYADRRPLFQRIEPDGVRWADGTFERVDAILWATGFRPAIGHLAPLHLRSAAGGIQLDRGGRGTTAVADPRVQLVGYGPSASTIGANRAGRAAAAGVVRALEAGVAVPS, encoded by the coding sequence GTGAGCATCCTCGACAGTCTCGTGATCGGTGCCGGCCAAGCCGGCCTGTCCGCGTCCTTCCACCTGCGGCGTCGCGGGGTCGAGCATGTCGTGCTCGACGCCGACGAGCGCGCCGGCGGAGCCTGGCAGCACCGGTGGGACGCGCTGACGATGCGTGACGTGCACGGTGTCGCGGAGCTTCCGGGGGACACGCCACCCCCGCGGGACGGCCGTCGTGCGAATGTGGCGGTGCCGGAGTACTTCGCGGCGTACGAGCGGGCGCACGACCTCCCCGTCCTGCGGCCGGTGACCGTGCGCCGGGTCCGCGATGACGCCGGGACCCTGGTCATCGAGGCCGAGGAAGGTGAATGGCGCGCCCGCACCCTCGTCAACGCGACGGGGACGTGGTCCCAGCCGTTCATCCCGCACTACCCCGGAATGGAGACCTTCCTGGGTGAGCAGTTCCACACCGTCGACTACCCGGGGCCGGAGCACTTCCGGGGCATGCGGGTGCTGGTCGTCGGTGGCGGGGCCTCCGCGGTGCAGTTCCTCGGGGCGCTGGCCCCCCTCACCCAGACGCTGTGGGTCACCCGACGCCCGCCGGTGTGGCGCGACGACGACTTCACCCCCGAAGTCGGCGCGGCCGCGGTGGCCCTCGTCGAGAAGCGCGTCGCGGCCGGCCTGCCACCGGAGAGCGTGGTCAGCGTGACGGGCCTCATGCTGCGGCCCCAGGAGCGGGAGGCCGAGCGTCTCGGCGCCTACGCCGACCGACGTCCGCTGTTCCAGCGCATCGAACCCGACGGGGTGCGCTGGGCCGACGGGACCTTCGAGCGCGTGGATGCGATCCTCTGGGCGACGGGGTTCCGTCCGGCGATCGGCCACCTCGCGCCGCTCCACCTTCGCAGCGCCGCCGGTGGCATCCAGCTCGACCGCGGGGGCCGCGGCACCACGGCGGTGGCCGATCCCCGCGTGCAGCTGGTCGGGTACGGCCCCTCCGCGAGCACGATCGGCGCGAACAGGGCGGGGCGTGCCGCGGCGGCCGGCGTCGTCCGGGCGCTCGAGGCGGGAGTCGCCGTCCCCTCGTGA
- a CDS encoding TetR/AcrR family transcriptional regulator, which produces MSDRAQASRERILDATGRILVRDGGDAVTIAAVAQEAGVSKGGLFYHFASKELLIEGLIARYVASFDELIATAGDEPGAATLAYLRSAERAEGPAEQAVIALLAAAVVSPRALVTLRERYRRWQDRLADDGLPVHLASTVRFAVDGLWLADTLDLAPAGAEVRKRVLMTLRTLISEAGR; this is translated from the coding sequence GTGAGCGACCGCGCGCAGGCATCACGTGAGCGCATCCTCGATGCGACCGGAAGGATCCTGGTACGCGACGGCGGAGACGCGGTCACCATCGCGGCCGTCGCACAGGAGGCCGGCGTCAGCAAGGGGGGACTCTTCTACCATTTCGCGTCGAAAGAACTCCTCATCGAGGGACTGATTGCCCGATACGTCGCTTCCTTCGATGAACTGATCGCGACTGCCGGTGACGAGCCCGGCGCGGCGACGCTCGCGTATCTGCGCTCCGCCGAGCGCGCTGAGGGTCCTGCGGAACAGGCGGTGATCGCCCTGCTGGCCGCCGCCGTCGTCAGTCCTCGCGCCCTCGTCACGCTCCGCGAGCGCTATCGGCGCTGGCAGGACCGTCTTGCTGATGACGGCCTTCCCGTTCATCTGGCCTCGACGGTGCGGTTCGCCGTCGACGGGCTCTGGCTGGCCGATACTCTCGACCTTGCTCCTGCCGGAGCCGAAGTCCGAAAGCGGGTCCTCATGACACTCCGCACGCTGATCTCCGAAGCGGGGCGGTGA
- a CDS encoding DUF5360 family protein, with translation MSWRKALLVITDLGLTAYWALTAIGLISVGDDAWLKAWNWSFFPLDALAILAGLAWSLLPKGHRWAVPVYATALTLTHAAGIMAISFFFLWGTWDASWWIINLWLMLMPIGLALTSLKPIRMLQQTSRKCVS, from the coding sequence ATGAGCTGGCGCAAGGCACTGCTCGTCATCACCGACCTCGGGCTTACCGCGTACTGGGCCCTCACCGCGATCGGCCTTATCTCCGTAGGCGACGACGCGTGGCTCAAGGCCTGGAACTGGTCATTCTTCCCGCTCGACGCGCTCGCAATCCTGGCGGGGCTCGCCTGGTCGCTGCTCCCCAAGGGCCACCGATGGGCCGTGCCCGTGTACGCGACGGCACTCACGCTCACCCACGCCGCAGGGATCATGGCGATCAGCTTCTTCTTCCTCTGGGGCACCTGGGACGCGTCCTGGTGGATCATCAATCTCTGGCTCATGCTCATGCCCATCGGCCTCGCGCTCACATCCCTGAAACCGATACGGATGCTCCAACAGACATCCCGGAAGTGCGTGTCCTAG